The Pseudocalidococcus azoricus BACA0444 genome segment AGGTAGGGTAATGGTAAAGGTCGTTTCCCCAGGCCGGGAGTTGACGTTAATTGTTCCCTGGTGTTTATCAACAATTTTGCGGACAATATCTAAACCCAGGCCATTGCCCTCCCCAATTGGCTTTGTGGTAAAAAAGGGTTCAAAAATCCGCGGCATAACTGCATCGGGAATTCCCGGCCCACTATCGGTAATTTGAATTGCAATGGCCTGGGGTTGGTTTTTAACCTGGATTTGGAGGCGACCCCGTTCGTCCATGGCCTGGAGGGCATTGTGTACCAAATTCGTCCACACCTGGGTTAATTCATCGGGATAACAGGGAATCAAGGGGACTGGCTCATACTCCCGAATTACCTCGACTCCATGTTTCAGTTTGTTGTGGTACAGGGTTAAGACCGTCTCAATTCCATCCGTCACCTGCGCCACCACTTTTTGACCACTCTGATCAAAACGGGCATAGGTTTTCAAGGCAAAAACGACTTTGGCGGCCCGTTCAATTGCGGTGGTAATCGTGTGGGTGCTGCGTTCTAATAGGGCTAATTGATGAGCTAGCTCGATGACCTCTAACCCAGTTGGGGCCTGGAGCAAAGGTAAAAACGGGGTTAAATCTCCCAGGACTCCAATATCAATCAGGGTATCTGCCCAACCATCAGCATTTTCCAGGCCCAGTTCATCGAGAATGGGAGTCATGCGCCGTTTATGTTGCCGTCGCTCGCGACTGGAGAGTTGCAATGTATCCTGGAGGCAAGACTGTCTTAGGGATGTAAAGGCCGCAAACAATTCGGGGGAGAGGTTCCGCAGTACATCTGGCAAAGTTGGGAGGGTGCGCTGAGCAAATAAATCAATGGTCTCAATGGAGGAGCGAATGGCCCCCAAGGGCGTATTAATTTCATGGGCCACCCCCGCCACTAACTGCCCCAAAGCCGCCATCTTCTCGGAATGAACGAGTTCCCGCTGCGTGTTTTGGAGTTGGCTTAAGGCTTCAGCAAGTTCTTGATTTCGTTGTTGGAGACGGGCTTCCGTGGACTTGAGTTGATCCATCGCCAAGCGTTGTTGAGTAATATCGCGCACAAAACCTTCATAATATTGGACTTGTCCCTGTTGATCCCGCACCACCCGACAGGTTTCAGAAATCCAAATAATGCTCCGATCCCGCCGATAAATTGCCGATTCAAAATCAGTCAGGGTATCCTGCTCGGCCATCAAGGTAATAAACTCTTGCCGTCGCTGGGGTTCCACATACAAACCGGCCTTAGCATTGGGTTGATCTTGAATTAAAGCCTCTGGGGACTCATAACCATAAATTTTTGCCAACGAATAGTTAGCTCGAATATAGCGTCCAGCCAAATCCGTCTGGAAAATCCCTTCGGCAGCATTCTCGAAAATACTCCGAAATGCTAACTCTGATGAACTTAAGTCTCTAACCCCAGTGTGGCTTTCAAACATGGTAGTCAGTGTTTTCCTCAGGCGATTGACCGACCCAAAGCATGGCCCAGGTGAATGATTGCAGTATATCGAAGTCTTATTCCTTAAAGACATCTGTCCTCAAGTCTCCTGGGTACAACTTCCGAGAACTTGACCTTGTATCAAGCCCTTGTCTAAATAAATTCACCCATCAAGACCCTAGTTCGGGAAGCCGTACTCAAGATGTGATTGCTATGAATAGGGGTTTCTCGGTAAGTTAGCAGTCAGAGGTGAAGAGTGCTAAATCTCGACTGATGCTCTTAATGAAGCTTTGGGACTTGGCAGTTAATTTTCCATCCTAACGAGTTTGGGGCCGCTGATGTGCATCAGTTTCCTAAACTTGTTCATCACCCTCCTTTTACTCAATCAACTCTAATTGTTGGGAGACATAGTCCGTATGGCAGCAGTATCTTTGAGTGTTTCAACGGTAAAACCCCTCGGTGACCGGATTTTTATCAAGGTCAGTGAAGCCGAAGCTAAAACCGCGGGTGGGATTCTTTTACCCGATAATGCCCAAGAAAAACCTCAAGTGGGAGAAGTCACCGCCGTGGGGCCTGGGAAACGTAGTGATGACGGCACTCGCCAAGAACTCGATGTCAAAGTTGGCGATAAAGTTCTTTACTCCAAATACGCCGGCACCGAAGTTAAGTTGGCGGGTGAAGAATATATTCTCTTGTCCGAAAAAGACATCCTGGCAGTTGTGGCCTAAGTTTGCTCCCGTGAGCACCTCACACATCTTTTTGCATCAATCAAACCATTGTTGAATTGTTGAAACAGGAATAAACCTATGGCTAAGCGGATCATTTACAACGAAAACGCCCGGCGCGCCCTGGAAAAAGGGATGGATATTTTGGCCGAATCAGTCGCCGTCACCCTCGGGCCCAAAGGTCGGAACGTCGTTTTGGAGAAAAAATTTGGTGCCCCCCAAATCGTCAATGACGGTGTCACCATTGCCAAAGAAATCGAACTTGAAGATCACATTGAAAACACCGGTGTGGCCTTAATTCGGCAAGCAGCTTCTAAAACCAACGATGCCGCTGGCGACGGTACTACCACTGCCACTGTGTTGGCCCATGCCATGGTCAAAGAAGGCCTGCGGAACGTTGCGGCCGGGGCTAACCCGATCTCCTTAAAGCGTGGGATTGATAAAGCCACCCAATACCTCGTGGACAAAATCGCGGCCCATGCCCGGCAAGTGGAAGATTCTAAGTCCATTGCCCAAGTCGCTGCCATCTCCGCTGGGAACGATGAAGAAGTCGGTCAAATGATCGCCTCGGCTATGGATAAAGTCGGTAAGGAAGGGGTTATCTCCCTGGAAGAAGGCAAATCCATGACGACCGAATTGGAAGTTACCGAAGGGATGCGCTTTGACAAAGGCTATATCTCTCCCTACTTCGCCACCGACACCGAGCGGATGGAAGCGGTTTTAGATGAGCCATTTATCTTGATCACCGACAAGAAAATCACCCTTGTCCAAGATTTAGTCCCGATTCTGGAGCAAGTCGCCCGCTCTGGTCGTCCCTTGGTAATCATTGCTGAAGACATCGAAAAAGAAGCCTTGGCTACCTTGGTCGTGAACCGGCTCCGGGGTGTCTTGAATGTGGCCGCTGTGAAAGCCCCTGGATTTGGCGATCGCCGCAAAGCCATGCTCGAAGATATTGCTGTCCTGACTGGTGGTCAAGTGATTACTGAAGATGCTGGCTTGAAACTCGACGCTGCCAAGTTGGAAATGTTGGGGAAAGCTCGCCGGATCACGATCACCAAAGACACCACCACCTTGGTTGCGGAAGGCAACGAGAAAGCCGTTAAAGCCCGCTGTGAGCAAATCCGTCGGCAAATGGAAGAAACCGATTCTTCCTACGACAAAGAGAAGCTGCAAGAACGCTTGGCTAAACTGGCCGGTGGTGTGGCCGTGATCAAAGTCGGGGCTGCTACCGAAACCGAAATGAAGGATCGCAAACTCCGCTTGGAAGATGCCATCAACGCCACCAAAGCTGCGGTGGAAGAAGGGATTGTTCCTGGTGGTGGGACGACTTTGGCGCACTTAGGTCCTGATTTGGGTGCTTGGGCTGCTGCCAACTTGACCGCTGAGGAATTGATCGGGGCTGGGATTGTGGAGCGGGCCTTAACTGCACCTCTGCGCCGGATTGCTGAGAATGCCGGTCAAAATGGCGCGATCATCTCGGAGCGGGTGAAAGAGAAAGACTTCAATGTTGGCTATGATGCGGCCATCAATGAGTTTGTCGATATGTTCACCGCTGGGATTGTTGACCCTGCTAAAGTTACTCGGTCGGCCTTGCAAAATGCGGCTTCTATCGCTGGCATGGTTTTGACTACTGAGTGCATCATCGTTGACAAACCCGAACCCAAAGACGCTGCTCCTGCTGGGGCCGGTGCGGGCATGGGTGGAGACTTTGACTACTAAGACCCTAACTGGGACTTTTAGTTAACGTTAAAACTCAACGATCCAAAATGAGTTAATCAACTTGAAGGCGGAGGTATTCACTTCCGTCTTTTTGTTTTGGAGTTGAAGTACATCTTCAGAAGCCGATACAGTCAACCGAGAAAATGTTGAACTGGTATTATAGTGTTACGCAGACTGTTCTGAGAGAGTGGAAATGTCAAAAGACTGCTCATAAAGGATTTTCTGACTTGTCCCCATCTCACCCTCAATGAGTAACGCTATATTTTCAAGCAAGCTGGGTAAGACGATGATCGCCATCCAGGCCAAGCATGACTACCCGATCATCTTCCTAGTACTTTCCATGCCTTAGAAGTCTCGGTCTAATCCTAGGCAGCAGATTGAGCCGCAACAGGAGTCGCGAGGGATTGGGGTTGTTGGGCCAGGTATGCCGCAAGTTGGGCTTCAATTTCTCCCCGTACCCGCTGACGATAGTCAATAAAGTGTTCGGCCTGGGCGCAAACGGATAAATAACTGACGACCACTATGGGATACTGCCAGGCCAAGCTGATTAAATTTAACCAAAATTGCCAACGGGTGGAGCGGAGAATCCCTTGTCGCCAAATCAGGATAAGCAAGGCGCGAATGGCCACCCAATCAATGGCCCATTTTTCTCGGGCCTGGGGCCGTTTGGCATAGTTTCGCTTCCGGGCTGCTCCTAAGATGAGGAAGTGGCGATAGGTGCGGTTTAAAAAGGTCAGGGGTTCATACAGTTGCCAAAAGCCATCAATGTACTCTTGGGCAATTTCTTCGATGGGGCGAGTTGGGGTAAAGTTCATCAACGTGACTTGGTTGCCTGTCCCCTCCCCAGCGGCGCGTAGACGACCTTCCCGGTTGAGGCGATGCCAGAGCGCAGTGTCAGGGAGGGCCTGGAGCATACTAAACATGGCTGTGGGAATGGTAGTTTCCTCGACAAATTTGACCACCCGTTGTCCGGCCCCAGATTTTTCACCATCAAAGCCAATAATAAAACCAGCCATGACCCGTAACCCGGCCTGGCTAATGGACAACACAGATTCCACCAGGGGATCCCGATTGTTCTGGAATTTTTTTGTTAAGGCCAAACTATCACTATCGGGGGTCTCAATCCCTAAAAACACCGTGCCAAAATTAGCCTCCACCATCAGTTGCATTAACTCAGCATCTTGGGCCAAGTCTACAGAGGCTTCTGTGCCAAAGGAAAATGGATAGGCCCGCTCAGCTAGCCAAGGTTTGAGTGCTTTGAGCAACAGTTTGACGTTTCGCTTATTGCCGATGAAGTTATCATCCACAACAAAAATACTTTTGCGCCACCCTAAGTCGTAAAGAGATTGCAATTCAGCCAGGAGTTGCTCTGGGGTTTTTGTCCGGGGTTTACGGCCGTAAAGGACGATAATGTCGCAAAATTCACATTGAAAGGGGCAACCGCGGGAAAACTGGACAGACATCTCCGCATAGGCTGATAAATCCAGTAAATCAAACCGCGGAATTGGGGTGGCCGTCACATCGGGGCGTTCACCATTGGCTCGAAAAATCCCGCTCGTTTCCCCTTTTTCTAAGGCCTCCACAAACATCGGCAGGGTAATTTCCCCTTCATCCAAAATCAGGAAATCCGCCCCCGCAGCTAGGCTTTCTTCGGGCAAGGCGGTTGCATAGGGGCCACCCACCGCAACTAATTTTCCCTCGGCCTTAGCGGCTTGAATCTGGGCAGCAAAATCAGCTTTTTGGACAATCATCGCCGATAAAATCACCACATCTGCCCAGGCCCATTCGGCGGTGGTTACGTCTCGGACATTGCGATCCACCAACTTGAAATTCCAGGCCTGGGGCAGTAATGCCGCGACCGTAATCATCCCTAAGGGGGGCAATTGAGCCTTGAGATTGACAAGTTCTAAGGTTTTTTCAAAGGACCAGAAGCTCTGGGGGAACTGGGGATAAATTAAAAGAATGTTCATTTAGAAAAAACCGAAAATTAAGAGCCTAAAGTAAAAATACTTATTGCCTGCATCATAACCTGTCCCTCCCGAAAACCCTAATTAATAGCCATCAAAATCCTAATTATGTTCATAGAAATAGATCCAGGCCGAGGGGAGAGACCGGCACAAGCCTGTGATGTAGATGGAGAAGACAGCCTTGCCCATGGCCGGCTAAACCTGTGATGAGTCCAAATCCGCTGGTATCCCTATCCTAACCAACCCTCAACCCCTTCACCCGATTCTGGAGCTTGCGGGGAGTTACCCCCCGTTCCGTTGGACAAGCGACTTTAGTAAGTGACTAGGGTTTTAATGGGCACATCCGGGAGTAATTTCCGCCCCCCTAAATCTTCTAACTCGACAATAAAGGCAAAGCCAGCCAGTTCCCCCTGGGCCTGGTCAACCAGTTGGGCGGCGGCGGCGGCGGTTCCTCCGGTGGCCATCAGATCATCCACAATCAGCACGCGACTCCCTGGTTGAACGGCATCTTGGTGAATTTGGAGTTTATCGGTGCCATACTCCAAGCTGTATTCGACACTATACACGGCCTGGCAAAGCTTACCAGGTTTACGAATTGGGATAAATCCGGCTCCTAGGCGATAGGCTAAGGGCGCGCCGAAGATAAACCCCCGCGACTCGATCCCAGCAATATAGTCAATTCCCGCATCAACATGGTGATCATGGAGTTGGTCAATCACATAGCGCAGGCCCGCTTCATTTTGCAGGAGGGTGGTGATATCCCGAAATAAAATTCCAGGCTTAGGAAAATCAGGCACATCACGGATTAACGATTTTAAGTCCATAGGGTTAACTCCTCAGTTCCGCCCCAAATCCTAACTGATTATCGGGATAGTTAAGCAAAAAATAACCGTTGATGGCTAACCAATTGCCCCAGACCCACCAGGCCCCGATACAGTCCCGCTTGGGCAGAAATCCCTAGGGATAATGTTTCTAAGCGAGAAAACTCTGGGGGCCGATTCAACCAAATTTGGGGTGAGCGTATCCGTTGGCTGAGGGTTAAACATTCTCGGTAAGATTCACTGGCAACGGCACAAACCGGACCGCGACCATACTGATTGATCCAAGTAATTCCAGCTTCCAAATTGGGTACGGCTTCAAAGGCGACAATTTTCTTGAGATAAGCGCCTTGCCATTCCTCTGCATCCACTATCTTGAATTGCCCAAATTCGGCTTTTAATGCCGTTCCCAACCGGATCTCAAAGCCCTGTTGTCCCAAACTATCCCAGAGCCAGGCCAGGAGAGAGCGATTTAACTCCGGTGGGACTAGAACTTTTTCAATGGCGACTACTGCATCCGGCTCGGCCTGGTGACTCCGGTAAATCATTTCTAAGACCAGTTCCGGCTGGCCGGATGTCCCCCAAAATAGATAGTTATTTCCAATCGCAATGGGAAGGGTTTGGCCACTAGTTTGCTGCTGGACTTGCCAGACAAAACTGGGACGGCCATAGGGAATGAGCAAATTCAGACCGGATGGAGTTGCCGTAATATCCTTCAGCGGGACTTCAGGGGCAAGGGATTGAATGGTGGTGATCGGGAGGTTAGCTTTGGCCAAGGCTGTATGGATTAAATCCAGCAAGGCCTGGTTGGTGTAGCTCGTTTCTGGTGAGGGGCGCACAATTAAGGCATTACCAGTTTTAAGACATAGACTGGCCGTTAGCAATGACATCAAGGGAAACCCTTCATAGACCAGGCCAACTAGACCAATAGGAATGGGAAACATATGCCCAGCCATGCCTTGAGAAACTGCCAGTGGATCCGGGGCCGATAACAGTCGCTCTAACCAGGCCCCACCCATCTTTACGCGTTCGTGGGTCAGCCGTAACCAGGCCAAAATGGTTGGGG includes the following:
- a CDS encoding sensor histidine kinase, whose translation is MFESHTGVRDLSSSELAFRSIFENAAEGIFQTDLAGRYIRANYSLAKIYGYESPEALIQDQPNAKAGLYVEPQRRQEFITLMAEQDTLTDFESAIYRRDRSIIWISETCRVVRDQQGQVQYYEGFVRDITQQRLAMDQLKSTEARLQQRNQELAEALSQLQNTQRELVHSEKMAALGQLVAGVAHEINTPLGAIRSSIETIDLFAQRTLPTLPDVLRNLSPELFAAFTSLRQSCLQDTLQLSSRERRQHKRRMTPILDELGLENADGWADTLIDIGVLGDLTPFLPLLQAPTGLEVIELAHQLALLERSTHTITTAIERAAKVVFALKTYARFDQSGQKVVAQVTDGIETVLTLYHNKLKHGVEVIREYEPVPLIPCYPDELTQVWTNLVHNALQAMDERGRLQIQVKNQPQAIAIQITDSGPGIPDAVMPRIFEPFFTTKPIGEGNGLGLDIVRKIVDKHQGTINVNSRPGETTFTITLPVQESVGHA
- the groES gene encoding co-chaperone GroES; protein product: MAAVSLSVSTVKPLGDRIFIKVSEAEAKTAGGILLPDNAQEKPQVGEVTAVGPGKRSDDGTRQELDVKVGDKVLYSKYAGTEVKLAGEEYILLSEKDILAVVA
- the groL gene encoding chaperonin GroEL (60 kDa chaperone family; promotes refolding of misfolded polypeptides especially under stressful conditions; forms two stacked rings of heptamers to form a barrel-shaped 14mer; ends can be capped by GroES; misfolded proteins enter the barrel where they are refolded when GroES binds), producing MAKRIIYNENARRALEKGMDILAESVAVTLGPKGRNVVLEKKFGAPQIVNDGVTIAKEIELEDHIENTGVALIRQAASKTNDAAGDGTTTATVLAHAMVKEGLRNVAAGANPISLKRGIDKATQYLVDKIAAHARQVEDSKSIAQVAAISAGNDEEVGQMIASAMDKVGKEGVISLEEGKSMTTELEVTEGMRFDKGYISPYFATDTERMEAVLDEPFILITDKKITLVQDLVPILEQVARSGRPLVIIAEDIEKEALATLVVNRLRGVLNVAAVKAPGFGDRRKAMLEDIAVLTGGQVITEDAGLKLDAAKLEMLGKARRITITKDTTTLVAEGNEKAVKARCEQIRRQMEETDSSYDKEKLQERLAKLAGGVAVIKVGAATETEMKDRKLRLEDAINATKAAVEEGIVPGGGTTLAHLGPDLGAWAAANLTAEELIGAGIVERALTAPLRRIAENAGQNGAIISERVKEKDFNVGYDAAINEFVDMFTAGIVDPAKVTRSALQNAASIAGMVLTTECIIVDKPEPKDAAPAGAGAGMGGDFDY
- a CDS encoding B12-binding domain-containing radical SAM protein — protein: MNILLIYPQFPQSFWSFEKTLELVNLKAQLPPLGMITVAALLPQAWNFKLVDRNVRDVTTAEWAWADVVILSAMIVQKADFAAQIQAAKAEGKLVAVGGPYATALPEESLAAGADFLILDEGEITLPMFVEALEKGETSGIFRANGERPDVTATPIPRFDLLDLSAYAEMSVQFSRGCPFQCEFCDIIVLYGRKPRTKTPEQLLAELQSLYDLGWRKSIFVVDDNFIGNKRNVKLLLKALKPWLAERAYPFSFGTEASVDLAQDAELMQLMVEANFGTVFLGIETPDSDSLALTKKFQNNRDPLVESVLSISQAGLRVMAGFIIGFDGEKSGAGQRVVKFVEETTIPTAMFSMLQALPDTALWHRLNREGRLRAAGEGTGNQVTLMNFTPTRPIEEIAQEYIDGFWQLYEPLTFLNRTYRHFLILGAARKRNYAKRPQAREKWAIDWVAIRALLILIWRQGILRSTRWQFWLNLISLAWQYPIVVVSYLSVCAQAEHFIDYRQRVRGEIEAQLAAYLAQQPQSLATPVAAQSAA
- a CDS encoding adenine phosphoribosyltransferase, whose translation is MDLKSLIRDVPDFPKPGILFRDITTLLQNEAGLRYVIDQLHDHHVDAGIDYIAGIESRGFIFGAPLAYRLGAGFIPIRKPGKLCQAVYSVEYSLEYGTDKLQIHQDAVQPGSRVLIVDDLMATGGTAAAAAQLVDQAQGELAGFAFIVELEDLGGRKLLPDVPIKTLVTY
- a CDS encoding aldehyde dehydrogenase family protein; translated protein: MTHSCPVPLSVAECFTAAHQAQPVIATCSAAVRNQVLYLLGQQLRENTSAILEANTLDLESSRDLATSPTILAWLRLTHERVKMGGAWLERLLSAPDPLAVSQGMAGHMFPIPIGLVGLVYEGFPLMSLLTASLCLKTGNALIVRPSPETSYTNQALLDLIHTALAKANLPITTIQSLAPEVPLKDITATPSGLNLLIPYGRPSFVWQVQQQTSGQTLPIAIGNNYLFWGTSGQPELVLEMIYRSHQAEPDAVVAIEKVLVPPELNRSLLAWLWDSLGQQGFEIRLGTALKAEFGQFKIVDAEEWQGAYLKKIVAFEAVPNLEAGITWINQYGRGPVCAVASESYRECLTLSQRIRSPQIWLNRPPEFSRLETLSLGISAQAGLYRGLVGLGQLVSHQRLFFA